One segment of Pseudanabaena sp. PCC 6802 DNA contains the following:
- a CDS encoding type II toxin-antitoxin system HicB family antitoxin — MEYQVFVQNPGDRQFVASVLGMPTVYVEGTTEEEAIAKAKAVLESQLATGKFVPIQVDLPNFTDRSRFHLQYAGIFEDDPTFDDWMEKLANIRKEANTIEDP, encoded by the coding sequence GTGGAATATCAAGTATTTGTTCAAAATCCAGGCGATCGGCAATTTGTAGCTTCGGTACTAGGAATGCCTACAGTATATGTAGAAGGCACGACAGAAGAAGAGGCTATAGCCAAAGCAAAAGCCGTTTTGGAGTCTCAACTCGCTACAGGAAAATTTGTCCCTATTCAAGTAGATTTACCCAATTTTACAGATCGATCTAGGTTTCATCTGCAATATGCTGGCATTTTTGAGGACGATCCAACATTTGACGATTGGATGGAAAAACTTGCCAATATTCGTAAAGAAGCAAATACTATAGAAGATCCATAA
- a CDS encoding type II toxin-antitoxin system VapC family toxin, protein MNLYVLDTDHLSLYGRNHPKIVNRLRASQGQIATTAINVEEQLRGRLAQIDAARKNAKDVANLCMAYQLLVETMLLLSEFQVLQYNTDSYAIYQSLKANRLRVGAQDLRIASVALAHEGILLTRNIQDFEKIPNLAIQDWSV, encoded by the coding sequence ATGAATCTCTATGTTCTAGATACCGACCATCTTAGCCTTTACGGACGTAACCACCCAAAAATCGTTAATAGACTCAGGGCAAGTCAAGGACAGATTGCGACAACTGCAATTAACGTTGAAGAACAGTTGCGCGGGAGATTGGCACAGATTGATGCAGCAAGGAAAAATGCAAAAGATGTGGCCAATTTGTGTATGGCATATCAGCTATTGGTAGAAACAATGCTTTTGCTGTCAGAATTTCAGGTGCTTCAATATAATACAGATTCCTATGCGATTTATCAGTCTCTTAAGGCTAATCGGCTCCGGGTTGGAGCGCAAGACCTACGCATTGCATCGGTTGCATTAGCTCATGAAGGCATTCTTCTTACTAGAAATATACAAGATTTTGAGAAAATTCCTAATCTTGCAATTCAAGACTGGTCAGTCTAG
- a CDS encoding HigA family addiction module antitoxin, with amino-acid sequence MIRIPTHRLPTHPGEILLEEFIVPMGLTQREVAQAIHVPYQRLNEIINGRRGVTPSTALRLAKFFSTSADFWLNLQLCWDLHHAQQAENEALKAIAPYIA; translated from the coding sequence ATGATACGTATACCTACTCATCGCTTACCAACACATCCTGGCGAAATTCTATTGGAAGAGTTTATCGTTCCAATGGGTCTGACCCAACGAGAGGTAGCACAGGCGATTCATGTTCCTTATCAACGCCTGAATGAGATTATTAATGGTCGTCGAGGTGTAACCCCAAGTACTGCCCTGCGCTTGGCGAAGTTCTTTTCGACTTCGGCTGACTTTTGGCTTAATCTGCAATTATGTTGGGATTTGCATCACGCACAGCAGGCTGAGAATGAAGCTCTTAAGGCGATCGCACCGTATATCGCTTGA
- a CDS encoding type II toxin-antitoxin system RelE/ParE family toxin: MFNGKNTQAARNTCPESIWKVAGRKLDQLNAATVVGDLRVPPKNRLEALVGDRKGQNSIRINDQYRICLVWTDAGADRVEITDYH, from the coding sequence ATTTTTAATGGCAAAAATACTCAGGCAGCACGCAATACTTGTCCAGAGTCAATCTGGAAAGTGGCGGGTCGAAAACTCGACCAACTCAATGCTGCTACAGTGGTAGGCGATCTGCGCGTGCCGCCTAAAAATCGGCTAGAGGCTTTAGTTGGCGATCGCAAGGGGCAGAATAGCATTCGCATTAACGACCAATATCGAATTTGCTTGGTTTGGACTGATGCTGGAGCCGATCGCGTAGAAATTACGGACTATCATTAA
- a CDS encoding DUF2231 domain-containing protein has translation MFEYLPPLNDRNLPYPDTIHPIVVHFVIAMVLFAFICDAIGFFTRNPRLYEVSWWNLFFATISIFIAVIFGQIEAGLSDPYTAVAPVLNLHTLLGWSLSGIIAAATGWRYVIRSRDPKQLPIAYLGMGVLLTVLTCFQVYLGDELVWVYGLHTEAVVEATKGGVLQ, from the coding sequence GTGTTTGAATATCTTCCGCCTTTAAACGATCGCAACTTGCCCTACCCGGACACAATTCATCCGATCGTGGTGCATTTTGTGATTGCAATGGTGTTGTTTGCCTTTATCTGCGATGCGATCGGCTTTTTTACGCGCAATCCTCGCTTGTACGAAGTAAGTTGGTGGAACCTGTTCTTTGCCACCATTTCCATCTTTATTGCAGTGATTTTTGGGCAAATTGAAGCAGGTTTATCCGACCCCTATACAGCCGTGGCACCGGTATTGAACTTGCATACGCTGCTGGGATGGTCGCTTTCGGGAATTATTGCTGCCGCGACGGGATGGCGCTACGTGATTCGTTCCCGCGATCCGAAACAGTTGCCGATCGCCTATTTAGGTATGGGAGTGCTGCTAACGGTTTTAACGTGTTTCCAAGTTTATCTGGGCGACGAACTGGTTTGGGTGTATGGCTTGCATACCGAAGCAGTAGTAGAAGCGACCAAAGGAGGAGTTTTGCAATGA
- a CDS encoding DUF2231 domain-containing protein, translated as MNETAFDPLREIGANGLPYAIPIHPNLVHLTLGLFIVAIAFDIVGVLFPLEKPVFKFLAIPATRSNFFDVGWYNMLAAAIITFFTVAAGFYEIMLADPPANIKSDWGLKAMETMLWHGVGGVLLLAAIVAMTVWRGFQRFLWRKDLSRQVQWSYLLVGLGIFFLMFLHGTLGAQMASEFGVHISADRLLLLSKDSLLLSK; from the coding sequence ATGAACGAAACTGCTTTCGATCCACTGCGAGAGATTGGTGCCAATGGCTTGCCCTATGCCATCCCCATTCATCCCAATTTAGTGCATCTGACGTTGGGGTTGTTTATCGTGGCGATCGCCTTCGACATCGTTGGCGTTCTGTTTCCCCTCGAAAAACCCGTGTTTAAGTTCCTGGCAATTCCAGCTACGCGTTCCAATTTCTTCGATGTGGGCTGGTATAACATGCTGGCTGCCGCCATCATCACATTTTTTACGGTTGCAGCGGGTTTTTACGAAATCATGCTCGCCGATCCACCCGCAAACATTAAAAGTGACTGGGGATTGAAAGCCATGGAAACCATGCTCTGGCACGGTGTTGGTGGTGTGTTATTGTTAGCGGCGATCGTGGCAATGACGGTCTGGCGAGGCTTTCAGCGCTTCCTCTGGCGCAAAGATTTATCCAGACAAGTACAGTGGAGCTATTTGTTAGTGGGTTTGGGCATCTTTTTTCTCATGTTCCTCCACGGTACGCTTGGCGCGCAAATGGCATCCGAGTTTGGCGTGCACATCAGCGCCGATCGCCTGTTATTGTTAAGTAAAGATTCTCTTCTATTGTCGAAATAG
- a CDS encoding cytochrome c oxidase subunit II, whose translation MKTRTILTLVAIAIALTAISLWMGQQSYSWFPPQASAESIEIDNLFSFLVSLGTFIFLGVAGTVIYSVLFQRAGKYDDSDGPHIEGNVTLEVVWTAIPICLVIWIAGYSYQIYDRMSILGPMEHVHMGMPAVEAAPLADSTSREPSIPAAEPKERIEVRARQWAWEFRYPDRRITSTELHLPVNRRIELALNSEDVLHGFFVPAFRIKQDVVPGRAIDFEFTPIREGTYRLRDSQYSGTYFAAMQTNVVVESPESYQQWLTDAANRTPATAYNQAFAEYRRAQESGTAGWKTVIPAPPPVVNYANSEESAS comes from the coding sequence ATGAAAACTCGTACGATTTTGACGTTAGTCGCGATCGCGATCGCGCTAACTGCGATTAGTTTGTGGATGGGGCAGCAGTCGTATTCCTGGTTTCCGCCGCAGGCTTCGGCTGAGTCCATCGAGATCGATAATTTGTTCAGCTTTCTCGTATCGCTTGGCACGTTCATTTTCCTGGGCGTTGCGGGAACTGTAATCTACTCAGTTCTGTTTCAGCGGGCTGGCAAATACGATGACAGCGATGGGCCGCACATTGAGGGCAACGTCACGCTAGAAGTTGTCTGGACGGCAATTCCCATTTGTCTGGTGATTTGGATTGCGGGCTACAGCTACCAGATCTACGACCGCATGTCGATTCTCGGACCGATGGAACACGTACACATGGGTATGCCAGCCGTTGAAGCCGCTCCGCTCGCCGATTCTACCAGCCGCGAACCATCCATACCTGCGGCGGAACCGAAGGAAAGGATTGAAGTGCGGGCGCGCCAGTGGGCTTGGGAGTTTCGCTATCCCGATCGCCGTATCACGAGCACGGAACTGCACTTGCCCGTTAATCGACGGATCGAATTGGCGCTGAATTCTGAAGATGTCTTGCATGGTTTCTTCGTCCCTGCCTTCCGCATCAAACAGGATGTCGTTCCCGGTCGAGCGATCGACTTTGAGTTTACGCCAATTCGCGAAGGTACCTACCGACTGCGCGATTCGCAATACAGCGGCACCTATTTCGCTGCCATGCAAACAAATGTCGTGGTCGAGTCACCAGAGTCCTATCAGCAATGGCTGACAGATGCAGCCAACCGTACTCCCGCCACAGCTTACAACCAAGCTTTTGCGGAATATCGCCGCGCTCAAGAAAGCGGTACGGCGGGATGGAAAACCGTCATCCCCGCACCTCCACCTGTTGTCAATTACGCTAATTCCGAAGAGAGTGCCTCATGA
- the ctaD gene encoding cytochrome c oxidase subunit I, with protein sequence MTNISVDAIAKLPGQPDAPHNWKRYFSFSTDHKVIGIQYIVTSFFFFLVGGLLAMIMRGELITPEADLVDRAVYNALFTMHGSIMLFLWTFPVLVGLSNYLVPLMIGARDMAFPRLNAVAFWMVPVLGTIMMASFLVPGGPSQSGWWAYPPVSLQNPTGNLINGQVLWILAVAISGISSIMGGINFVATIARMRAPGMTWFRMPVFVWTVLAAQIIQLFGLPALTAGAVMLLFDLTVGTSFFNPAKGGDPVLFQHFFWFYSHPAVYVIILPIFGVFSELFPVYARKPLFGYKVVAVSSVIITGLSGIVWVHHMYASGTPSWMRMIFMLTTMAISVPTGIKVFAWVATLWGGKLRLDTPMLFALGGMLMFVFAGITGIMLASVPIDIHVNNTYFVVGHFHYVIYGAVVMGLYAALYHWFPKMTGRMYSEGLGKLHFVLTFIGTNLNFLPMHPLGLQGMPRRVASYDPEFAFWNVLASLGAFLLGISTLPFILNMVSSWIRGEKAPSNPWRAIGLEWLIASPPSVENFEELPVVIAPPYGYGKQEPLVANPDKLEVVHESR encoded by the coding sequence ATGACCAATATTTCCGTTGACGCGATCGCGAAACTGCCCGGACAGCCTGACGCGCCACATAACTGGAAGCGATATTTCAGCTTCAGCACCGACCATAAAGTCATTGGCATTCAATATATTGTCACTTCCTTCTTTTTCTTCTTGGTGGGTGGACTCCTTGCCATGATTATGCGCGGCGAACTGATCACGCCGGAAGCGGATCTCGTCGATCGCGCCGTATACAATGCCCTGTTCACCATGCACGGCAGCATCATGCTATTCCTGTGGACGTTCCCCGTCCTGGTGGGTTTGTCCAACTACCTCGTGCCCTTGATGATCGGTGCCCGCGATATGGCATTTCCGCGCCTGAATGCAGTGGCGTTCTGGATGGTACCCGTGTTGGGCACGATTATGATGGCTAGCTTTTTGGTGCCGGGAGGCCCATCCCAATCAGGTTGGTGGGCTTATCCACCAGTAAGCTTGCAGAATCCCACTGGTAACTTAATCAACGGTCAGGTGCTGTGGATTCTAGCGGTGGCGATTTCTGGCATATCGTCAATTATGGGCGGGATTAATTTCGTCGCGACGATCGCGCGGATGCGCGCACCGGGCATGACCTGGTTTCGGATGCCCGTGTTTGTCTGGACGGTATTGGCAGCGCAAATCATTCAACTGTTTGGCTTACCCGCCCTGACCGCCGGAGCGGTGATGCTGCTGTTCGACCTTACGGTTGGCACCAGCTTCTTCAACCCAGCCAAGGGCGGCGATCCTGTCCTGTTCCAGCACTTTTTCTGGTTCTATTCCCACCCGGCGGTATACGTGATTATCCTGCCCATTTTTGGCGTGTTTTCGGAACTGTTTCCGGTCTACGCCCGCAAACCATTGTTCGGTTACAAGGTAGTAGCCGTATCGTCTGTAATTATTACAGGACTGAGCGGCATTGTCTGGGTGCATCACATGTATGCCAGCGGCACCCCCAGTTGGATGCGCATGATCTTCATGCTTACGACCATGGCGATCTCCGTGCCGACGGGTATTAAAGTATTTGCCTGGGTAGCGACACTCTGGGGCGGGAAGTTGCGCCTCGATACGCCCATGCTATTCGCGCTGGGCGGCATGCTGATGTTCGTATTTGCTGGCATCACTGGTATCATGCTGGCATCGGTGCCGATCGACATTCATGTCAACAACACCTATTTCGTGGTCGGTCACTTTCACTACGTGATTTACGGTGCGGTAGTGATGGGCCTGTACGCGGCACTCTATCACTGGTTCCCTAAAATGACCGGACGCATGTATTCCGAAGGATTGGGCAAACTCCATTTCGTCCTCACATTTATCGGTACGAACTTAAACTTCTTGCCCATGCATCCATTAGGATTGCAGGGAATGCCGCGTCGCGTTGCCTCCTACGATCCGGAATTTGCATTTTGGAACGTGCTTGCTAGCCTCGGTGCATTTCTACTGGGGATATCCACGCTGCCATTCATTCTAAATATGGTAAGTTCCTGGATTCGCGGCGAGAAAGCCCCATCCAACCCCTGGCGGGCGATCGGTTTGGAATGGCTGATTGCTTCGCCCCCATCAGTCGAAAATTTTGAAGAACTGCCCGTCGTGATTGCCCCACCCTATGGCTACGGCAAACAGGAACCCTTAGTAGCCAACCCTGACAAACTGGAGGTCGTTCATGAATCCCGCTGA